The following proteins are co-located in the Choristoneura fumiferana chromosome 23, NRCan_CFum_1, whole genome shotgun sequence genome:
- the LOC141440886 gene encoding protein insensitive-like, with protein sequence MEVEEPIAGPSGMCHQSYLCETVATMETEERTEVLVNGGVPIGSGKTIVPIDKFCNLRLKDFKFATRSLLGALFPKSVLATSSLTGKRSPAFTHLPPKQRLNPVIINDIVTEISKRYPGVTVDRISKIITTKCADEAKTVKKKKEGASSKVRERSGSSEEEEEEI encoded by the exons ATGGAAGTAGAAGAGCCGATAGCGGGGCCATCGGGCATGTGCCACCAAA GTTATCTCTGCGAAACGGTAGCAACGATGGAGACGGAAGAGCGAACAGAGGTGCTGGTCAATGGGGGC GTGCCGATTGGTAGCGGGAAAACTATAGTACCTATTGATAAATTTTGTAACCTCCGATTAAAAGACTTCAAATTCGCGACGCGGTCGCTTCTGGGCGCACTGTTTCCAAAAAG cgtgCTGGCGACCAGTTCTTTAACGGGCAAGCGATCGCCGGCTTTTACCCACTTGCCCCCAAAACAACGGTTAAATCCGGTAATAATCAACGATATTGTGACAGAAATTTCAAAAAGGTACCCTGGCGTCACGGTAGATCGGATAAG CAAAATTATAACAACGAAATGCGCCGACGAGGCTAAAACAGTCAAAAAGAAGAAGGAAGGCGCCTCGTCCAAGGTGCGTGAACGGAGCGGATCTTCggaggaagaagaagaagagatttAA
- the LOC141440885 gene encoding uncharacterized protein isoform X2: MNTIRGRKTKRGRRGQERVEELVLPDQPGVPLPAPREEPYQQAPLRSNRCTRSDPVGLNERPTHQESHIVQKISIGTGHTEVLKDRYDRVDWLNYDTATRTLLRAVFSSLRVIVAKCFEECMFRRGLEQRWIDIEREVRLRYTIMFHPRAFG, translated from the exons ATGAACACAATCCGCGGGCGGAAGACCAAGAGAGGTCGGAGGGGGCAAGAGAGGGTGGAAGAGTTGGTGCTACCCGACCAGCCAGGGGTGCCGCTACCTGCGCCCAGAGAGGAGCCCTATCAGCAAGCGCCACTTCGCAGTAACCGCT GTACGCGATCGGACCCGGTTGGACTGAATGAACGACCAACACACCAAGAAAGTCATATCGTCCAGAAG ATCTCTATAGGTACCGGACATACCGAGGTGCTTAAGGATAGATATGACCGAGTCGATTGGCTGAATTATGATACAGCGACGCGCACACTGCTCCGTGCTGTATTTTCTAGTTT AAGGGTGATTGTAGCCAAATGTTTTGAGGAGTGCATGTTCAGAAGAGGTTTGGAACAGCGTTGGATTGATATAGAACGAGAAGTCAGACTACGCTACACAATCATGTTCCATCCTCGCGCTTTTGGGTGA
- the LOC141440885 gene encoding early boundary activity protein 2-like isoform X1 codes for MNTIRGRKTKRGRRGQERVEELVLPDQPGVPLPAPREEPYQQAPLRSNRCTRSDPVGLNERPTHQESHIVQKISIGTGHTEVLKDRYDRVDWLNYDTATRTLLRAVFSSFILASRTLTGYLPYPPHGRTLRLKKSAVNDIIVEVTRRFRVCSACVKRVIVAKCFEECMFRRGLEQRWIDIEREVRLRYTIMFHPRAFG; via the exons ATGAACACAATCCGCGGGCGGAAGACCAAGAGAGGTCGGAGGGGGCAAGAGAGGGTGGAAGAGTTGGTGCTACCCGACCAGCCAGGGGTGCCGCTACCTGCGCCCAGAGAGGAGCCCTATCAGCAAGCGCCACTTCGCAGTAACCGCT GTACGCGATCGGACCCGGTTGGACTGAATGAACGACCAACACACCAAGAAAGTCATATCGTCCAGAAG ATCTCTATAGGTACCGGACATACCGAGGTGCTTAAGGATAGATATGACCGAGTCGATTGGCTGAATTATGATACAGCGACGCGCACACTGCTCCGTGCTGTATTTTCTAGTTT CATTCTGGCATCGCGCACTCTGACAGGATATCTACCATACCCTCCTCATGGTCGTACACTACGACTTAAAAAGTCAGCCGTTAACGACATCATCGTCGAGGTGACCAGAAGGTTCAGAGTGTGCTCTGCATGTGTGAA AAGGGTGATTGTAGCCAAATGTTTTGAGGAGTGCATGTTCAGAAGAGGTTTGGAACAGCGTTGGATTGATATAGAACGAGAAGTCAGACTACGCTACACAATCATGTTCCATCCTCGCGCTTTTGGGTGA